Proteins from one Microbacterium hatanonis genomic window:
- a CDS encoding Ig-like domain-containing protein: MRSFAWLRRRRRTIASASIVTVSAVAIATLAIVYEGNPTTEVDLHDGGVWITKQSSLMVGHFNHESRVLDGGFRAASDEYDVAQNGSTVLVTDEQSVTAVDPAMVVLTDSADIPAGAKTVLGGATLAVLDPSSGSAWIMPSAAVSGFTVEGTEPTIELGEGADITVGQDGTVYAVSPESREIVTVPIDDTGEPGDPQRRGLDGIEDDAELTVTAVGTTAAVLDERTGTVYTSGGTRTEVPRGDTAVLQQPSPAATSVTLATASQLVNVPLDGSDPVETDAGGDGTPAAPVSLGGCTYGAWGGSARFVRDCSDESNDLAVDIEDIDPTAQLTFRQNRDVVVLNDIIGGAAWMASDSMQRVDNWEDITPPEGDSEEDEQTTEQTVETTLPERTEINTPPVATDDDFGVRPGRTTVLPVLDNDTDADGDVLTVTLPNGSPGLGNVQPINNGAALQIAVPEDASGSDSFTYQIDDGRGGTDTATVRLDVHGWEINSPPVQKRVTAVVVEAGAAVSYNVLPDWTDPDGDEVFLRSVTPDGGDEADFTSDGRISYRAIGGAQGRKDVPIVVSDGTDVGEGVLRVDIRPPGSTVPVTNADHVVVRVGQTATVAPLTNDTSSSREPLRLTRVDEVAGAEIVPDFANKTFTFRSNAPGTYYAQYLVSSGANAVPGLVRVDVVPDADTDLPPIAVRDVALLTSGADVLVNVLANDIDPSGGILVVQSVTVDPNSGISVAVLNHETLRITDQAALGEQTRIGYRISNGSQTAEGEVVVIPVPAPEQLEPPVANDDQAVVRAGDIVTIPVLDNDTHPNSDTMHVAPDLVAPLPTPEQGQIFVSQDTVRFRAGDQPGTVYATYEAVDSTGQKDAGYITIQVLPANPETNQAPRPRDITSRVLSGSEVRIAVPLDGLDPDGDSVELVGLDSAPTKGRISETGANFLVYQAFDDETGADAFTYRVRDRGGAEATASIRVGIAPTEATNQAPYAVKDSVIMRPGREVAVPVLANDSDPEGDAISLISNGLILPEVDGIQARVVGDRVVVTSPDEPMETSLQYTIRDARGAEARAVLQVTVADDVPLQRPIARDDRVRAQDVQEDEYVDLDVLANDEDPDGTTDALRITVDGSATVNADGIVRIPILDEAQLLTYTLTDQDDLTASAFIFVPALSDLPPTLISTEGIEVQSGETVDLPLADHVRAAGGRTVVITEAAKVAASHADGSNLVKDQTTLTYTSAAGYFGQDAITFEVTDGTGPDDPEGRKATLTLPVTVLPPDNQQPTFVNGQMDVAPGEEPTGLDLRALTTDPDEGDLDGMQYSIVGGAPSGFSASIDGQTLRVGTDSGTPKGTTVDVRLRVDDGETEPVEGTVTVRVTASTRPLATANDDIVPQSDQGKTITVPVLANDFNPFPETALKLTSAVPETGSGTADLAGDQVAVTPAADFFGTMVVRYRIQDATGDPDREVEGRIRLTVQGKPNAPGTPTVSSVQDRTVVLSWTPPANNGADITGYTVTSTSGAYTKQCASTTCTLDGLTNNVEYNFVVTATNRVGESDPSAPSAVARPDARPDTPQPPTLTFGDKSLQVAWVTPSTPGSPVESFTLEISPAPPSGLTQKASVTGNTIVWDGLENGTNYQVRVRAHNRAPEPSSWSGYSAGEVPAGPPSAAAAPTTQRLQPVGDQAQMQVTWNAPAANGDAISGYRLNVIRGGSVINTIAVPAGQTSQAVVVDPNQTDYTFTVAAKNKAGWGADSNPSAPRRAFVAPGQPTGVSATTPTNDSAIVVSYTPGSTNGADSSSVKYQYNVGGGWRADWDGSRITSGISNGNQYTVQVRAVTTQDGATYEGAASAASNAATPYGPVNQPGANAERAGQSVRVSWSPPATNGRPINRLEIRIDGGNWENVGPGQGSRNVGNGYDQTHSITVRAIDSEGKISPEKSASASTEPKPQPRAWVTKGSSAQGQDNCTSSSCAYLVLNTKDFPAGTYTVSCVNSREGRFTSGKSYRIEANASMQLTCYFGYPGEQAWVQIDGFGESERQTW; encoded by the coding sequence ATGAGATCGTTCGCATGGCTTCGCCGACGGCGCCGTACGATCGCCTCGGCGAGCATCGTGACGGTGTCGGCCGTCGCGATCGCGACCCTGGCGATCGTCTACGAGGGCAACCCGACGACCGAGGTCGACCTGCACGACGGCGGGGTGTGGATCACGAAGCAGTCCTCCCTCATGGTCGGGCACTTCAACCACGAGTCGCGGGTGCTCGACGGCGGTTTCCGCGCCGCGAGCGACGAGTACGATGTCGCCCAGAACGGCTCGACCGTGCTCGTCACCGACGAGCAGAGCGTGACCGCGGTCGATCCGGCGATGGTCGTGCTGACCGATTCTGCCGACATCCCCGCCGGCGCCAAGACGGTGCTCGGGGGTGCGACCCTCGCGGTGCTCGATCCCTCGTCGGGGTCCGCGTGGATCATGCCGTCCGCCGCGGTCTCGGGCTTCACCGTCGAAGGGACGGAGCCCACGATCGAGCTCGGCGAGGGCGCCGACATCACGGTCGGGCAGGACGGCACGGTCTACGCCGTCTCGCCCGAGTCGCGCGAGATCGTGACCGTGCCGATCGACGACACCGGTGAGCCCGGCGACCCGCAGCGACGGGGTCTGGACGGGATCGAAGACGACGCCGAGCTCACGGTCACGGCCGTCGGCACCACCGCTGCCGTCCTCGACGAGCGGACGGGCACCGTCTACACCTCCGGCGGCACCCGCACCGAGGTCCCGCGCGGAGACACGGCGGTGCTCCAGCAGCCGTCGCCGGCGGCGACGTCGGTGACGCTCGCGACCGCGAGCCAGCTCGTGAACGTGCCGCTCGACGGATCGGACCCGGTCGAGACCGATGCGGGAGGCGACGGCACGCCCGCGGCCCCCGTCTCCCTCGGCGGCTGCACCTACGGCGCCTGGGGCGGGTCCGCCCGGTTCGTCCGCGACTGCTCCGACGAGTCGAACGACCTCGCCGTCGACATCGAAGACATCGATCCGACCGCGCAGCTGACGTTCCGCCAGAACCGCGACGTCGTGGTGCTGAACGACATCATCGGCGGCGCGGCGTGGATGGCCAGCGACAGCATGCAGCGCGTCGACAACTGGGAGGACATCACTCCCCCCGAGGGCGACTCGGAGGAGGACGAGCAGACCACCGAGCAGACGGTGGAGACGACGCTGCCCGAGCGCACCGAGATCAACACCCCGCCGGTCGCCACGGACGACGACTTCGGCGTGCGTCCGGGTCGCACCACGGTGCTGCCCGTGCTCGACAACGACACCGATGCCGACGGCGACGTGCTCACCGTGACCCTCCCCAACGGCAGTCCCGGGCTCGGCAACGTGCAGCCGATCAACAACGGCGCAGCCCTGCAGATCGCCGTGCCCGAAGACGCCTCGGGAAGCGATTCGTTCACCTACCAGATCGACGACGGGCGGGGCGGCACCGACACCGCGACGGTGCGCCTCGACGTGCACGGCTGGGAGATCAACTCGCCGCCCGTGCAGAAGCGGGTCACCGCGGTCGTCGTCGAGGCCGGTGCGGCCGTGTCGTACAACGTGCTGCCCGACTGGACCGACCCCGACGGCGACGAGGTGTTCCTGCGCAGCGTCACCCCCGACGGCGGCGACGAGGCCGACTTCACCTCCGACGGGCGCATCTCCTACCGCGCCATCGGCGGCGCCCAGGGGCGCAAGGACGTGCCGATCGTCGTCTCGGACGGCACCGACGTCGGCGAGGGTGTTCTGCGGGTCGACATCCGACCGCCCGGGTCGACCGTGCCCGTCACGAACGCCGACCACGTCGTCGTCCGCGTGGGTCAGACGGCGACCGTCGCGCCGCTGACGAACGACACCAGCTCCAGCCGTGAGCCCCTGCGCCTCACCCGCGTCGACGAGGTCGCCGGCGCCGAGATCGTCCCCGACTTCGCGAACAAGACGTTCACGTTCCGCTCGAACGCCCCCGGCACGTATTACGCGCAGTACCTCGTGTCGTCCGGCGCGAACGCCGTGCCCGGCCTCGTGCGCGTCGACGTGGTCCCCGACGCCGACACCGACCTGCCGCCGATCGCCGTTCGCGACGTCGCCCTCCTCACGAGCGGCGCCGATGTGCTCGTGAACGTCCTCGCCAACGACATCGACCCGTCCGGCGGCATCCTCGTCGTGCAGTCGGTCACCGTCGACCCGAACAGCGGCATCTCGGTCGCCGTGCTCAACCACGAGACGCTGCGCATCACCGATCAGGCGGCACTCGGCGAGCAGACGCGCATCGGCTACCGCATCTCGAACGGTTCGCAGACGGCCGAGGGCGAGGTGGTCGTCATCCCCGTGCCCGCGCCCGAGCAGCTCGAACCACCGGTCGCCAACGACGACCAGGCGGTCGTCCGTGCCGGGGACATCGTGACCATCCCCGTGCTCGACAACGACACGCACCCCAACAGCGACACGATGCACGTGGCACCCGACCTCGTCGCGCCCCTCCCGACGCCCGAGCAGGGCCAGATCTTCGTCTCGCAGGACACCGTGCGCTTCCGCGCGGGCGACCAGCCGGGCACGGTCTACGCGACCTACGAGGCGGTGGACTCCACGGGGCAGAAGGACGCCGGGTACATCACCATCCAGGTGCTCCCGGCCAACCCCGAGACGAACCAGGCGCCGCGCCCGCGCGACATCACCTCGCGCGTGCTGAGCGGCTCCGAGGTGCGCATCGCCGTACCGCTCGACGGTCTCGACCCCGACGGCGACTCCGTCGAGCTCGTCGGCCTCGACTCCGCTCCGACGAAGGGCCGCATCTCCGAGACGGGCGCGAACTTCCTCGTCTACCAGGCCTTCGACGACGAGACCGGCGCCGACGCTTTCACCTATCGGGTGCGCGACCGGGGCGGGGCGGAGGCGACCGCGTCGATCCGCGTGGGCATCGCCCCGACCGAGGCGACCAACCAGGCGCCGTACGCGGTGAAGGACTCCGTGATCATGCGCCCGGGGCGCGAAGTGGCCGTGCCGGTGCTGGCCAATGACTCCGACCCCGAGGGCGATGCGATCTCCCTCATCAGCAACGGTCTGATCCTCCCCGAGGTCGACGGCATCCAGGCCCGAGTCGTCGGCGACCGCGTCGTCGTCACGTCGCCGGACGAGCCGATGGAGACCTCGCTGCAGTACACGATCCGCGACGCCCGCGGTGCGGAGGCGCGCGCCGTGCTGCAGGTGACGGTCGCCGACGACGTGCCGCTGCAGCGCCCGATCGCCCGCGACGACCGGGTGCGCGCGCAGGACGTGCAGGAAGACGAGTACGTCGACCTCGACGTGCTCGCGAACGACGAAGACCCCGACGGCACGACCGACGCCCTCCGCATCACGGTCGACGGATCGGCGACGGTCAACGCCGACGGCATCGTGCGCATCCCGATCCTCGACGAGGCCCAGCTGCTCACCTACACGCTGACCGATCAGGACGACCTGACGGCGTCGGCCTTCATCTTCGTGCCCGCCCTCAGCGATCTGCCGCCGACCCTCATCTCGACCGAGGGCATCGAGGTGCAGAGCGGCGAGACGGTCGACCTCCCGCTCGCCGATCACGTGCGCGCCGCGGGCGGCCGGACGGTCGTCATCACCGAGGCGGCCAAGGTCGCCGCATCCCACGCCGACGGCTCCAACCTCGTCAAGGATCAGACGACCCTGACCTACACGTCGGCGGCCGGCTACTTCGGCCAGGACGCCATCACGTTCGAGGTCACCGACGGCACGGGGCCCGACGACCCGGAGGGGCGGAAGGCCACGCTGACGCTGCCGGTCACCGTGCTCCCGCCCGACAACCAGCAGCCGACGTTCGTGAACGGCCAGATGGATGTCGCGCCGGGCGAGGAGCCCACGGGCCTCGACCTGCGGGCCCTCACGACAGACCCCGACGAGGGCGACCTCGACGGCATGCAGTACTCCATCGTCGGCGGTGCGCCGTCGGGCTTCAGCGCCTCGATCGACGGCCAGACCCTGCGCGTCGGCACCGACTCCGGAACGCCCAAGGGAACCACCGTCGACGTGCGTCTGCGCGTCGACGACGGCGAGACCGAGCCGGTCGAGGGCACCGTGACGGTGCGGGTGACGGCATCGACCCGCCCCCTCGCGACGGCCAACGACGACATCGTGCCGCAGTCCGACCAGGGCAAGACGATCACCGTGCCCGTGCTGGCGAACGACTTCAACCCGTTCCCCGAGACGGCACTGAAACTGACGTCCGCGGTGCCCGAGACGGGCAGCGGCACCGCCGACCTCGCCGGCGACCAGGTGGCCGTCACCCCGGCGGCCGACTTCTTCGGCACCATGGTGGTGCGCTATCGGATCCAGGATGCGACGGGCGACCCCGATCGCGAGGTCGAGGGCCGCATCCGTCTCACGGTGCAGGGGAAGCCCAACGCTCCCGGAACGCCGACGGTGTCGAGCGTGCAGGACCGCACGGTCGTGCTGTCGTGGACGCCGCCGGCGAACAACGGCGCCGACATCACCGGATACACGGTGACCTCCACCTCGGGCGCGTACACGAAGCAGTGCGCCTCGACGACGTGCACGCTCGACGGCCTCACCAACAACGTCGAGTACAACTTCGTGGTCACCGCGACGAACCGCGTCGGCGAGTCCGACCCGTCGGCTCCGTCGGCCGTGGCGCGGCCCGATGCGCGTCCCGACACCCCGCAGCCGCCGACCCTGACCTTCGGCGACAAGTCGCTGCAGGTCGCGTGGGTCACCCCGTCGACGCCCGGCTCCCCGGTCGAGTCGTTCACGCTCGAGATCTCGCCCGCCCCGCCGTCGGGGCTCACGCAGAAGGCCAGCGTGACCGGCAACACGATCGTGTGGGACGGCCTCGAGAACGGCACGAACTACCAGGTGCGCGTGCGCGCCCACAACCGTGCGCCTGAGCCTTCGAGCTGGAGCGGCTACTCGGCGGGCGAGGTTCCCGCCGGGCCGCCGTCGGCAGCCGCGGCGCCGACCACCCAGCGTCTCCAGCCCGTCGGCGACCAGGCCCAGATGCAGGTCACCTGGAACGCGCCCGCCGCGAACGGCGACGCGATCAGCGGCTACCGTCTCAACGTGATCCGCGGCGGTTCGGTCATCAACACCATCGCCGTTCCCGCGGGACAGACCTCGCAGGCGGTCGTGGTCGATCCGAACCAGACCGACTACACCTTCACCGTCGCAGCGAAGAACAAAGCCGGCTGGGGCGCCGACAGCAATCCTTCGGCTCCGCGACGCGCGTTCGTCGCACCCGGGCAGCCGACCGGGGTCTCCGCGACGACGCCGACCAACGACAGCGCGATCGTCGTCTCGTACACGCCGGGCTCGACGAACGGTGCGGACAGTTCGTCGGTGAAGTACCAGTACAACGTCGGCGGCGGGTGGCGTGCGGACTGGGACGGCTCACGGATCACGAGCGGCATCTCCAACGGCAACCAGTACACCGTGCAGGTGCGCGCGGTGACGACCCAGGACGGCGCGACGTACGAGGGCGCGGCTTCCGCCGCCTCGAATGCCGCGACGCCGTACGGTCCGGTGAACCAACCGGGCGCGAATGCCGAGCGTGCCGGGCAGTCGGTGCGCGTGTCGTGGAGCCCGCCCGCGACGAACGGCCGCCCCATCAACCGGCTGGAGATCCGCATCGACGGCGGCAACTGGGAGAACGTGGGCCCGGGCCAGGGCTCGCGCAACGTCGGCAACGGCTACGACCAGACCCACTCGATCACCGTGCGGGCGATCGACTCCGAGGGCAAGATCAGCCCGGAGAAGTCTGCGTCGGCCTCCACCGAACCCAAGCCGCAGCCCCGGGCCTGGGTGACGAAGGGCTCGTCGGCGCAGGGGCAGGACAACTGCACGTCGTCCTCGTGCGCCTACCTGGTGCTGAACACGAAGGACTTCCCCGCCGGCACCTACACGGTCTCCTGCGTCAACAGCCGCGAGGGCCGGTTCACCAGCGGTAAGTCCTACCGCATCGAAGCCAACGCGAGCATGCAGCTCACCTGCTACTTCGGCTACCCGGGCGAGCAGGCGTGGGTGCAGATCGACGGATTCGGCGAATCCGAACGCCAGACCTGGTAG